The Gopherus evgoodei ecotype Sinaloan lineage chromosome 4, rGopEvg1_v1.p, whole genome shotgun sequence nucleotide sequence CAGTTGCTTCCGATGCAATGAGTAACACGACTACTCCCACCTCCGCCGGGACCTCCAGCGACTCCCTAGTAGGGTACGTCCTGGTGCCCTTCTTCCTCATCACTGTCATCGGCATCGTTGTGGTGGTGGTAAGAGACTTGTTTTTGTTTGGGAGCCCCCATGGTGCGATCCTCTACGTCGCTGGTTCAAATCCAGGCATTGACCAAAAGTTGTAACTGCCTCGGTGGCTGCTGGTCCCAGTGCAGATCACTTTGGGAGCTCTGGCAGCAACCAAGGGCTGAATGGGCCCCATGGAGACCACATGTCTCTCTCGCCCCTAGACGTGGTCCCTCCATGTTGGGGCTGACCTATGCAGGTGTGTGTTGAGCTGGAGTTGCCGCTGCCTGGGCTGTCCCTGCTCTGTGGCTGGAAGATGTCAGTCCACCCGAGGGGTGGCCATGTgaggcctttccccagcactgacgTCCCCAAAGAGTTGGGGAGAGTGCGATCCGGGAGGGTGCAGTTCTCTGCTGGCCTGGCAGAATCTGCACTGTTGGTACAGTGCCTGGTGGCTTCTTGTCTCTGACCTTTGGCTGATTGCACTCCTGCAGGGAGGGCACTGAGCATTTAACTACAACCACAGAAGTGCCTCAACTCTCTTTCTCAGTTGCTAGAGGCCTCCACAAACACCTGGCTACATCTGGGTCCTGAGAGCCGGGCTGGCCCAGGCAGCTTGCTCAGTCAAAGAGCTCAGATCTAAAACCAAACCCGAGAGAGCCTCGCTCCCCAAACAGTTTTGTTCGAATCAAGGAGGGGAGACCTGCCGTGGGGTTGCATGTGAAGGGAGGATTCATTGTAAGTGGGCAATGATGGGCCAAAGCCCATCCCTGAGGTGGTGTCTTGTAGACTATAAATGAGGTGAGGGGATTGGatgaccttttaaaaatttttaaaggaaatgtgCTCTAGCTTGATCACAAGGCATGGACTCAATGCAGGAATcattgggtgaggttctctggcctgttctGTGCAGGAGGTCCTAGAGAGCAGATGGTTCTAATGGTCCTTCCTGGCCTATGGTGATGGGGTACAGAGCCTTTCGTCTCTGCCAGCTGGATGGGTACTGCTTGCAGGCCACCCAGCAGCTGTCTGTGAAATGAACGGATTTATCCGCTTCCTGCTGAATGTGTGTCCGGATCACAAATCAGATGCCAGCGCTGGCAGCCTGATGGCAGTGGTATGGACTGAGCTTCTTTGGAACAGGCTCTTCCCAGGTGGCCAACTCCTGGCCAACACCTAGGGCCAGTGTCTCCaaagagctcagcctccagcatgtGGAGCTGTCCTAAAAATCTGGCATCAGGTGTCTGGAGATCTCTGGCCAGGCCCATTGACAGGGGATGCTATGGGGGGAAAGATAGTCCTGCCGCCATCCAAATGGAAGTCTCCAGGTCTGGCCAGCCCCTTTCATTAGTGCCAAACTCACTTTAAATATAACAACGCCAACCCATGTGCTGTGTGGTTGCTCACTacatgcttttttccccctcattgcaGATGATGTACATTCAGAAGAAGAGGAGGTAAGTGGCTAAGTCTGGGGGCTGCTGGTATGTTAGGGAGAGGAAGTCGGTTTGTTTTTGCTTGGCTGGAGAAGAGGGGTGGTCATACGGCATCTGCAGCACTGGCCTAGTTGGAGATGACAGAGTAGATCCAGACTCACTTGGGGGAGCCACGGGGGCCTTTGTGTGTCTGGGAGAGAACTCACTGGCTGTACTCACTCAGTTCCTTTAGATTTAGGGCCTTCCCCTTAGACCAGGAATGGTGCTAAGGGAAGGGAGGGTGTGCAGTGAGAATTAACCTCTGTCCCCTGGGTCTGTCCTCGTCCACCTTCTGTGGCAATGAACACCTTCCACCTGACTTGGATTCTCGGCTCTGTGATGCCAGATCCTTTCTGTGCGGCTGTGACCTATGGTGGCAATAGCTGTGGGCTCAAATGCTGCAGTCCTTGCACGaaccaaattcccattgactcatCGTTGTGCTCGgtcccagtgtgctaggcactccGCTGCCCCGAGGAGCTTAGACCTGAGTGTAAGAGGAGCCAGCAGGTGGATTGAACAAAGATGGAAGAGGAGTGCGAGATGGTAGCGTTGAATGAGGAAGGAGTGCTAGCTTTGGCCCATGGGCTCTAGACctggggtgagattttcaaagctgtttaGACATTCAAATTAAGGCAAGGAATGTGTTTGCATCCCCTAGGCGGCTCTGGAAATCTCAGCCCCCGTGACAGTCCCTCCCTCTCTGCTGGCCATGTGATCCTATTGTCAGCGTCACCTTTGGGTCATTGGCGGGGCTGCGGGTTCCCAGAGCAGCATCACAGTCCCGTCTCTGCGTGTGTCAGGTTTGACAGGTTACGTCACCACCTTTTACCGATGTACAGCTACGACCCCGCAGAGGACCTGCACGAGGctgaacaggagctgctgggggatCCAGATGACACCAAGGTGAGCTGCTCGGGTCCAGAGGCCACGCGCGAGGGCAGCTGTGGGTGGGCGGCATGAGTGGGCATGATGCCACTTGGAGCCGGTCATCTCAGGCGCTGGTCAAGTTTGGTTTT carries:
- the SMIM29 gene encoding small integral membrane protein 29 translates to MSNTTTPTSAGTSSDSLVGYVLVPFFLITVIGIVVVVMMYIQKKRRFDRLRHHLLPMYSYDPAEDLHEAEQELLGDPDDTKVMRGWGGYQPHRTLLMDMKA